The DNA segment GTCCTGGCCAAGTAGGTGGTCAGCAGTGTGACTGCCACTCTGGCTCAGGGACTTGTCATTTCACTGCTAGAAAGTGCCATCAGTAAAGACATGCCTTTCCCCAGTTTGTGTGAGGCCCCCGCTAGGAGCCTGCCTGGTCTCTTGGGGTGGGGCAGCTCATTTGTCTGGATGCCTCCTGCTCCCCTGCTTTGTGAGCCCTGTGTCCCCACCTATGCAAGGGCCCTTCCTCTTGGTGTTCACATTTGATTGAGCTGTTCTGGAGAAACCACCAAGTGTCCAGGGCATGGCACACAGTGCAGGCTGCACCTCACCATGGCCTTGTGGAACAGGACCCACATGTGGACAGCAGCTGCCAACTTGTGTTGCCAGAAGGAGTTCTGTTTCTCTAACTGGCAGAGCCTGTGGGCTTCTCCCCGTTGCTTTCATTTGCTGTGCCCAAGGCTCTTTTTGGGCTGGGAGTGGGGCTTTTATGTTCTGGTTTACTGGACACTGGCTGGGTTTCTACTGCTTGGCAAGGTCTCGTTGGGGCACTGCAGGATCCTGGACTTTCCCTGAAGGAAGAGATTGCTGGAAATCCTGTTGATCCTCATGCATGTAGGGGTTTGTGTGAGCAGTCCCTAAATGGTGTGTCTTCTTCTAAGCGCCTGTTTTACTTGAAGATAAAAACCACTAAAATCAAAGGCAGAGAACCTGGGATCAGCCCCCAGCTGCATTTACCTGCAGGCCTCAACCCAGAGGAAAGACGCCTTGGTTAGAGGCCAGGAAGCCACAAGAGGCTACAGCCCCAAGGGCACTCGGCTCAGCCTCCCTCACAGTGCCCATCCCTGTGTCTCAGGCAGCTGTTGAAGGACCCCCAGGTATTGTTTGCTGGTTACAAAGTCCCCCACCCCTTGGAGCACAAGATCATCATTCGTGTGCAGACCACACCAGACTACAGCCCCCAAGAGGCCTTCACCAATGCCATCACAGACCTCATCAGCGAGCTCTCCCTCCTGGAAGAGCGATTCCGGGTGAGGAGTCAGACCTGcagcttgggtgggggaagggggaggtCTGGCTGCCTGCTTGTATGCCTAGGGCTGCAGTGTCCTCATGCCCACCTAGAACGACCCCTGGGTTGCTGCCTCTTGGTTTGTTATTGGTGATGGCGGGGGTGCCAGGGCCGGGATGGGGCGGGGAGGTGATGACAGAGCAGAGATTTTTACCAGTCTCCAGGAAGGGTGGACTAAGGGGTTCGGGAATTGAGGCCCAGGGCCTGTGTCCATGAAAACGCAGGTGCAGGACATGTGCCGTGAAGtagtggggtgggcaggggttTAGTTTGCTGCTTGTGGAAAAGGCCATGGTCCCAGTTTCCTGGCTGACCTTGGCCAGGGATGTGGGGGTTGAGTTTCCAAACTCCTCACCCCAGCCATTCCAGCTAAGGGCGCTTCTTCCTCTCCCTCAGGTGGCCATCAAAGACAAGCAAGAAGGCATCGAATAGTAGGCTGCACGGAGCCTTGCTTGGCAAGTTCCCATCCTGTGCTGGGCCCTTCTCCAGGCACCAAGTGGGGGAGAGCAGCTTTTTGGAGATATCCTGGTGAGCCCCCAGTATCAACACGTCCTGGATATAGATTCTATTTTTATCTTCCTAATAAAGTGTGCCCAGAAAATACCTGGATATAGGCTGACACGGAGGTGACTTCACAGTGACTGTCAGGCTCAGTGGTGATAGAAAGCTGCCAAACTTCAGAGTTGATTAGCCCAGAGACCCAGATTTCTGTCTGAGAACATGCTCATTCTGGACCAGCAGGGAACCTGGTGGGGTTGCTGGGGAGGTCTTGACAACTGTGTACTTCCACCAGTCTCTGCTCTAGAACCTCAGCTGCAAGGTCTGCCTGTCTTACTCAAAGGAGGCACAACAGATAAGGCCCACGAAACAGCTCTCTACAGACTACTCTTACATAGTAGACAGTTTAATAAAAAGTCACCAATAAAAACGTCCCCATTATTAGGCCAAAAGCTGAATAAGTTAAGTTGTGTCCCTGGTACTTTGCAGTAGAGGCAGGTGCGCCTGCTGGCGGCTACTGCCTCTTCCAGATGGCCACGATGTTGGAGTCCGTCAGAGCGGTGAGGTAGGTCAAGGTGGGGTTGGCCACCACTGTGTTCACCATGGTCTTGGTCACCGTCTCGCcaagggcctggggctggggccacTTGAGGATCTGGTGGGAAAAGAGGGGGCTGGGCTCATGCTTCTGAGATGCCAGGTCCCTGGGCTGCACCAGGCTccggtggggggaggggagaggagtgaGCCACACGTACCTGCACAGGGGCCTGTGGGGCTGCCGGCAGTGGGGGCTGCTGCAGGAGGATGTGCCTGATGTCATAGATCCACACATTGCCCTCCTCGTCCCCACAGAGCAAAATCCCCTCATCTGCCAGGACAGAGGTTGGAATCTAAGGTAGGGCAGAGCTCCAAGAGGTGGAGGGGAGggtgggctgggcaggtgggctCACCAGGACAGGTGCTGAGTGAGAAGTAGGCTAGCTTGGTAGAGGACCACTGCAGCTGTGCCAGGACCACCACAGCCACTGTGGACTGGCTGCCCCGGCCTACCCACGTCTGGCTCCAGCTCCACAGGCAGATGGTGCCCAGACCATTCCCCTTGGAAGCTGTGGGGTAGAACAGAGAACAATGCCTGGGGGCCCCCTCAATACTTCCGTTCCTTGGTGGGGACCCCTCACAAGCCAACAGACCCAACCCTGAGTCCAGCGAGAAGTGACCCATGAAGGCTTTACAAGAGCCTGTATGGGTTCCTGGAGGCCAGGCAAGTCCCTGCTCTGGGCTCACTCACCCACAATATCCTCATTCACAAATGCCAGTCCATCGACTCTCCGTCCAGATGCGTCAGAGCCCTCGGAGAAGATGAACTCCACCTCACACACCCTTTGGGGCAGAAGGTACTGGTCAGCTATTC comes from the Manis pentadactyla isolate mManPen7 chromosome 10, mManPen7.hap1, whole genome shotgun sequence genome and includes:
- the POLR2J gene encoding DNA-directed RNA polymerase II subunit RPB11-a; translated protein: MNAPPAFESFLLFEGEKKITINKDTKVPNACLFTINKEDHTLGNIIKSQLLKDPQVLFAGYKVPHPLEHKIIIRVQTTPDYSPQEAFTNAITDLISELSLLEERFRVAIKDKQEGIE